The DNA segment CGCGTAGTCGTGGCACCACGAGATGGGGTGGAACGCGCCGTTGCCGGAATCGCCGGGATCGTAGGTGTGCTCCTGAACCTGAGCGACCGTGTGCACCTGACCGACCGGGTTGCTCTCCCAGTTCAGCCACTTGTCGGTGCGGCTCCAGGTCAGTGGCAATCCCGCGTTGGCAGGGTGCTGGCGGTCGTTGACGCTCACCGTCGCCTTCTGCGCGACCGGTTCCTCACCGGGGGGCGTGGTCGCGTCGGCAGTGTAGAGCTCCACCTCGGCGAGCTGGGTCGCGCTCGCCCCGTTGTTGGCGGTGATGTCGAGCCGGTAGTGCGCGTAGGACTCGGTGTTGTCGAACCGGTATTCCTTGACCTGGAAGGGTTCGGGGAAGCTCTGGCCAGTTCGCTGGTCGAGGTCGGTCCAGTTCTCCCCGTCCTGGGAGCCCTGCAGGGTCCAGTCCTTCGGGGACCTGTCGGCGAAGTCGTTGGCCGAGGTCAGCGCGTAGTGCGTGATCGCGGCGGGCTCGGCGAGGGTGAAGCTGACCCAGCCCTTGTTCGCGAAGGTCAGCCACTTGGTGTTGGCCTTGCCATCGACGAGCTTGTCCTTGCCCTCGTTCGGCGGGTTCTCGCCGCTGGCCGCCGTCGAGGCGACCTCCTGTGGCGTCGGCCTGACTCCGGCCGGCCTCGCGCCGACGAGCCCGCCGAACCACTCGGACCGTGCTTGCGCCTTCGCGGCGTCCCTGATGCCGAGGAAGCCGCCGCCGCCCGCGATGTACTGCTGGAACGCGGTTTCCTGAGCGGCGTTGAGTTCGGTGCCCTCCGAGGAGAGGAATACGACACCCCGATAACCGGCCAGTTTCGCCGCCGTGAAGTCCGCGGGGTCGCTTGTGGACTCCACGGTGATCCCATTGCGCGCGCCGATGTCGGTGAGCACGTCGACGGCCCGCTCGACGGGGTCGTCCTGTTCGGCGGCCGCGCCGTGGAAGGCAAGTACCTTCACGGCGTTGTCCGTTTGCGCCGCCTGCGCGGGCGCGGCGGGCGTGACGAGAGCCGGCAACGTTGGCAGTGTCAGCGCCAGCATGCCGCTCATGACCATGACCATCGTTCGCCGCAACGGTTGTCGTAACCTTCCGCTACGGCCGGAAGCTGGCAAACCTCTTCGACCCATCCCTGCTCCTTCTTCGGTGGTGTTCGTCGAATCGGCCGTCGTGCTAGTGGCCGCCGTGCTGCTGGTGGGGGTGGTGCGGACCGTGGTCGTGGTAGCGGTCGAGCGCTTCCTGGGCACCTTCCGGCATCGAGCCGTCCGCGTTGCGGACCAGGAAGACGCCGACCATGCCGCCGTCGGCATGGAACTGCACGTGGCAGTGGTACATCCAGACGCCGGGTCCGACGCCGTGCCCCGCCTCGACCTGGAAACCGAAGGAGTCGCCTGGGTTGAGGTCCCTGTTGTCGATCACGCGGCTCGGGTCGTTCGGCCCTTCCAGGTATCCGGTGCGGTTCTCCGCCCAGCGGTGGGCGTGCAGATGGAAGGTGTGGAACGTGTTGCCATGGCCGATCGCGATGAACTCGACCCGCTCGCCGAGGTTGGCCTCGATCACCGGGATGTCGGGGGCCATCTTGTTGTTGATGGTCATGTCGTTGAACACCACGGTGTATTGCCGCTGTGGCAACAGGTCTCCTGGCCTGCGGACGATCAGCGCGCCGTAGAGCCCGGTGCGAATCCCCTCGGTCCCGTGCTCGCCGTTCATCGCGTGATCGTGGTAGTGCCAATAACCCGCGCTGCCCGGCAGCCAGCGCCCGTCCTCGGCTTCGACGGAACCCTGAGTTCGCCAGGTGTACTTGCGCACCTCGCCCGGCTCGTTGAAGGAGTCGTTCATCGGGCTGCCGTCGGAGGTGGTGTCGTACTCCACGCCGTGCGGATGGATCGACAGCCGCCGGTCGGTGTTGTTGACCAGCGTGATCTCCAGCGTGTCGCCCTCGACGATTTCCAGGATCGGCCCGGGCACCGTGGCCTCGCCGGGCTTGAGGCCGTAGCCGAACTGGCCGCCTGCCAGCTCCTCGGCATACACGGTGACGCGCCGGATCTTCGGCGCGGCGGCGGTGACCCGCACCGGCGCGGCAGCGGCTGGGCCCGCTCCGGCGCCGGTCATGACCGCGGGCACCACGAACCCGGCCGCCGCCGCGCCTGCCAGCATCGACCGGCGCGAGACCGACCGCGGCACGCTGCCGAAACGAGCACGCTTGTCAACCATGGGGTCTCCATTCGAGTGATCCCCGGCGTCCTGGCCAGGGATGGATCACGGATCGAGCTGGCTGAGGGCCGCGAAGGGGCATCACGCGTCGCGCGCGAGGGGCGGACTCGCGCCGTTCCGGGTTGTGAGCGGTCGCCGAGGAGACTCGTCGTACTCCGCCGTCGCGAACCCGGCAGCCCGGCGGCAGCCTGTGCCGCGTCTGCGCGTTGCCCGCCCATCCCGACGTCCGATCCACGCGTGCCTCGCCTTCAGCGCCGAGGGATTCCGTCGGGACGTTAATTACTTTTGGTGTCCACGTAAATATCTACGGTCAAAATAACCTAACTTCTGCTGCGTTGAGACAAAAGCTCTAGAGCGAACGGCGTAAAGATCCGGACCCGTTCGCCTCACCTGCGCGAACGGGCCCCGGCACCCCGGGGCATCCTGGAAGGAGACGGCGCGGAGCCGTCAGCCACGAACACACCGGGAGGGCATGTGGAGAGCGGCACGGCCAAGGACGGCGACGCGGGTCTGCTCGGGATCGATGACGTCACCGTGGCCGCGAAGCACATCGCGGGACACGTCCTGCGGACGCCGACCGTGCCGAGCCCAGGGCTGACCGAACTGCTCGGGGTCCCTGTCACGGCCAAACTCGAACTGCTGCAACGGACCGGCTCGTTCAAGGCACGGGGCGCCGCCGCGAAACTGCTCACCCTCGGCCAAGCCGAACGCGCCGCGGGGGTCGTGGCCGTCAGCGGGGGCAATCACGCGATCGCCGTGGCCGTTATGGCCGGCGCGCTCGACGTCAAAGCCACCGTGGTGATGCCGAAGTCGGCACCGGCACGCGCGGCGGAGATCGCACGGAAGACCGGGGCGACGGTCCGGCTCACCGACGACATGGCGAGCGCCTTCGCGCTCATGGAGTCGCTGACCGCCGAAGGTCTCACCCTCGTGCATCCCTTCGACGATCCGGTGGTGATCGCGGGTCAGGGCACCGTCGGCAGCGAACTCGCCGCCGACGCGGGCGAACTGACCGACGTCATCGTCAGCATCGGTGGCGGCGGGCTCATCTCCGGCATCGCCGTCGCGCTGCGGGCCCTGCGTCCCGATGTGCGCCTGTGGGGAGTGGAAACGCGCGGAGCGCACGCCATGTCCGCAGCCATCGCCGCCCGCGGACCCGTCCCGGTCGAACTGTCCTCCGTGGTGTCCACCCTCAGCGCGCCCTCGGTGTCGGCTTTGACCTACCGGCACGTCGCGGCGCTCGTCGACGAGGTCGTGCTCGTCGACGACGCCTCGGCCGTGCGAGGCACCCTGGATCTCGCCGAGCATGCCAAGGTGTGGGCGGAACCGGCGGCGGGCTGCCTTGTTCCCGCCGCGCGCACGGTGCTCGGCAAGGTCGGCCCCGGCGCGCGACTGGGTCTCGTGCTGTGCGGCGGCAACGCGAACGCGACCGACGTCATCGGGCTGGCGGACCGGTTCGGCGCGCCTTGAGTCCACTGTGGACTTTCAAGCCAGCAGTGCGACGGCACCGAACATCAAAGGCATGCTCAGTACCGTCGTGCTGAGCACGGCGTCCCTGCCCAGCGAAACACCCTGCTCGAACCGAACGGCGTAACCGAAGACGTTCTGCGCCGTCGGCAGCGCCGCGCACACGACGACAGCGAGCAACGCCATACCTTCGAGGCCGAGAATCAGCCCCAATCCCAGTGCCAGCAAGGGATGAACCACGTTCTTGATCAGCACGACCGCGGCGAGCAAGGGCATCGCCTCTGGCGAGCGGCCAGGCCGCTCCCCCGCGTGCAGCGAGATTCCGAACGCGAGCAGCATCGCGGGCACGGCGAGATCGGCGAGCAGATCGATGGGAGCCATCACCGGCTCGGGAGGCACGATCCCGATCGCCGAGACGATGAGGCCCGCCGCCGTCGCGACCGCGATGGGGTTGCGCAGCGGGGCTGACAGCGTGCGCAGCAATGGCGGACGAGTGCCGTCGGCCCGCTCGGACACGACGTCGAGGATCGTGGTGAAGAACGGAGTCAGGACTGCCAGCTGGAAGACCAGGACAGGGGCGACCTTCGTGGCGTCGCCGAACACGTAGGTGGCGATAGGCAGGCCGAGGTTGCCCGCGTTGACGTACCCGCTTGCCATCGCCCCGATCGCGACCTCGCCCGCGGGCCGCTTGCGCAGCAAGCCGATCGGCACGAACAGCAGGCAGGCCAGTGAGCTGGTGACCGTGGTGACGACGAGGTCTCCCGAGAACACGGCGCCGATGTCGGCGTGTGCCAGCGTGGAGAACAGCAGAGCGGGACTCGCGACGAAGAACGCCGTGCGCGAGAGGACCTGCGTCGCGGATGGGCCAAGCACGCCCAGCCGCCCGACGAGGTATCCCACCGCGATGACGACCCCGATGACGACGAAGCCTTCGACAACCCCACTCACGTCACAGTCACGTTCCAACACGGTAGAGCTGTGACGAAGGTCAACCAAGGGCGGGTCGGCGAAGCGCGTTCGAGCGCACCGAGGTCCAGCGTCCGGGACGCCGAGATCCGCACCCAGGGCGCCGAGATCCGCGTTCGGGACGGTGAGATCCGCGCTGGTGCGCGCCAGATGCGCACTCCGGATGGCGAGATCTGCGTACAGAACGCCGAGATCCGCACCCAGGGCGGCGAGGCCCGCGTCCGGGACGGTGAGACCTGCGTCCGGGCGGGGAGATACCCGTCGGCGCCGGGAATGTCCGGGTGGGCGACGCGAGGTGTCCACCCGGATGCCGGGCGCCGGGTGCCGGGTGCCGGGTGCCGGGTGCCGGGCGCCGGATGCTGGATGCTGGATGCCGGACGCCGGACGCCGGACGCCGGACGCTCGACGGACGCTCGACGGAAGGCGCCGTTGGCATCGGGCGAACCCGGCGCACGAACGCGCCACCCGAACTCAAGTACGCGGGACTCGCGCTGTCGAAGGCAGCTCCCCTGGGCCCGGACGGAGAACCCGGTGGGCACCGATGCGGATCTCGGCAGCTGGAGCGCGGAACTCGCGGGCGCCAATGCAGAACTCGACGGTCTGGACGCGGGACTCGCGCACTTAAGCAGAACTCACGGTCCTGAACGCGGAACTCGGCGTCCGGAACGAGGGATTCGCAGCCGAGCGCTGGGGCTGGGCCCAGCGCGGATCTCGAACCCAGCACGGAACTCGGACCCCATGCGGATCTCGGCGTCGGGAACGCGGATCTCGTGAGCACGAGCGCGGATCTCGGTGTCCTGAGTGCGGGACTCGCGCGCCGGAACGGGGACTCGCCGCCCAGACAGCCCCGGCCGGGCCCGGCCAGCGCGTCAGTCCAGGAGCGCTTCCGCCGGGGCATCGTCGGGCAGGTCACGCAGCCGGACCGCCATCGCCGCCCGCGAGCGCATACCGGTCACCGCGTCGCCTGAGTACAAATTGGAC comes from the Prauserella marina genome and includes:
- a CDS encoding AEC family transporter, which produces MSGVVEGFVVIGVVIAVGYLVGRLGVLGPSATQVLSRTAFFVASPALLFSTLAHADIGAVFSGDLVVTTVTSSLACLLFVPIGLLRKRPAGEVAIGAMASGYVNAGNLGLPIATYVFGDATKVAPVLVFQLAVLTPFFTTILDVVSERADGTRPPLLRTLSAPLRNPIAVATAAGLIVSAIGIVPPEPVMAPIDLLADLAVPAMLLAFGISLHAGERPGRSPEAMPLLAAVVLIKNVVHPLLALGLGLILGLEGMALLAVVVCAALPTAQNVFGYAVRFEQGVSLGRDAVLSTTVLSMPLMFGAVALLA
- a CDS encoding multicopper oxidase domain-containing protein, which codes for MVDKRARFGSVPRSVSRRSMLAGAAAAGFVVPAVMTGAGAGPAAAAPVRVTAAAPKIRRVTVYAEELAGGQFGYGLKPGEATVPGPILEIVEGDTLEITLVNNTDRRLSIHPHGVEYDTTSDGSPMNDSFNEPGEVRKYTWRTQGSVEAEDGRWLPGSAGYWHYHDHAMNGEHGTEGIRTGLYGALIVRRPGDLLPQRQYTVVFNDMTINNKMAPDIPVIEANLGERVEFIAIGHGNTFHTFHLHAHRWAENRTGYLEGPNDPSRVIDNRDLNPGDSFGFQVEAGHGVGPGVWMYHCHVQFHADGGMVGVFLVRNADGSMPEGAQEALDRYHDHGPHHPHQQHGGH
- a CDS encoding pyridoxal-phosphate dependent enzyme, which translates into the protein MESGTAKDGDAGLLGIDDVTVAAKHIAGHVLRTPTVPSPGLTELLGVPVTAKLELLQRTGSFKARGAAAKLLTLGQAERAAGVVAVSGGNHAIAVAVMAGALDVKATVVMPKSAPARAAEIARKTGATVRLTDDMASAFALMESLTAEGLTLVHPFDDPVVIAGQGTVGSELAADAGELTDVIVSIGGGGLISGIAVALRALRPDVRLWGVETRGAHAMSAAIAARGPVPVELSSVVSTLSAPSVSALTYRHVAALVDEVVLVDDASAVRGTLDLAEHAKVWAEPAAGCLVPAARTVLGKVGPGARLGLVLCGGNANATDVIGLADRFGAP